The following are from one region of the Quadrisphaera setariae genome:
- a CDS encoding family 16 glycosylhydrolase produces the protein MFVEVFSGERLGGGLWVDHYLPQWTTSDRSVARYDLTGEGLRLRIDADQLDWRPEDAPLRVSNLQTATYSGPLGSERGTHRHRPDGLVVRTPVTERVLWAPTSGQVEVTVTASTDPGCMLAVWLVGTEHLDERDSGEVCVFEVDAEAVGEATTTARVGVKAHHDPRLVTDMTEVVVPVGRGERHTWTAAWDDDGVRVACGGQLVYSSTQRLPYPLQLMVDLFETAPPGPASDYPKSALVHRVALS, from the coding sequence GTGTTCGTCGAGGTCTTCAGCGGAGAGCGGTTGGGCGGCGGGCTGTGGGTGGACCACTACCTGCCGCAGTGGACGACGTCCGACCGGTCGGTGGCGCGGTACGACCTCACCGGTGAGGGGCTGAGGCTGCGCATCGACGCCGACCAGCTCGACTGGCGCCCCGAAGACGCACCGCTGCGGGTGTCCAACCTGCAGACGGCGACGTACTCCGGCCCGCTCGGGTCGGAGCGCGGCACGCACCGCCACCGGCCGGACGGCCTGGTGGTGCGGACACCGGTGACCGAGCGCGTGCTCTGGGCACCGACCAGCGGGCAGGTGGAGGTCACCGTGACGGCGAGCACCGACCCCGGCTGCATGCTCGCGGTGTGGCTCGTCGGCACCGAGCACCTCGACGAGCGGGACAGCGGCGAGGTGTGCGTCTTCGAGGTCGACGCCGAGGCCGTGGGTGAGGCGACCACCACCGCGCGGGTCGGGGTGAAGGCCCACCACGACCCGCGCCTCGTCACGGACATGACCGAGGTGGTGGTGCCCGTGGGCCGCGGTGAGAGGCACACCTGGACCGCTGCGTGGGACGACGACGGCGTGCGCGTCGCCTGCGGCGGACAGCTGGTCTACAGCTCGACGCAGCGCTTGCCCTACCCGCTGCAGCTCATGGTCGACCTCTTCGAGACCGCGCCTCCCGGGCCGGCGAGCGACTACCCGAAGTCGGCGCTGGTGCACCGCGTCGCGCTCAGCTGA
- a CDS encoding ATP-binding protein, giving the protein MGSGCARSFLALPHDDGAARTVRAHLAAVGAGWNPQVLHAALLLATEAVTNAVRHAPEAPVLVRIADDDEQLGIEVVDGGTSPLPPSRCQGSRMPTTCHLGGRGLPLYGLLSDGWGSQLEQVEEDDDPDGAARSERHVVWFTLAHSAQPLTRAAGRERRTRAQPAAPTGQRTTGAPGFAALHAAPRVAAAG; this is encoded by the coding sequence ATGGGCTCAGGGTGCGCGAGGTCGTTCCTCGCCCTCCCCCACGACGACGGCGCCGCACGCACCGTCCGCGCTCACCTCGCCGCTGTCGGGGCGGGGTGGAACCCGCAGGTGCTGCACGCCGCGCTGCTCCTGGCCACGGAGGCGGTCACCAACGCGGTGCGGCACGCGCCGGAGGCCCCCGTGCTGGTCCGCATCGCCGACGACGACGAGCAGCTGGGCATCGAGGTGGTCGACGGCGGGACGTCGCCGCTGCCGCCGTCACGCTGCCAGGGCAGCCGCATGCCGACGACCTGCCACCTGGGGGGTCGCGGGCTGCCGCTGTACGGGCTGCTGTCGGACGGGTGGGGCAGCCAGCTGGAGCAGGTCGAGGAGGACGACGACCCCGACGGCGCTGCTCGCAGCGAGCGCCACGTCGTCTGGTTCACCCTGGCCCACAGCGCGCAGCCGCTGACGCGCGCGGCCGGGCGTGAGCGCCGCACGCGCGCCCAGCCGGCGGCGCCCACGGGGCAGCGGACCACGGGCGCTCCCGGGTTCGCCGCTCTCCACGCGGCGCCGAGGGTGGCAGCAGCCGGGTAG
- a CDS encoding GNAT family N-acetyltransferase yields MSAAALLAAAHYGGEGATWQERLARALAAPDALFAIAEVSGQVVACAKAARCAPVDDDDAPAGLYLTGLLVDPAWRRRGLGEQLTRWRLERLRRSGEPVLFFTNARNTASLALHTRLGFVEVGRAASYLGEPFTGGVGVLMRWGPAGSP; encoded by the coding sequence GTGTCGGCGGCAGCGCTCCTGGCCGCAGCGCACTACGGCGGGGAGGGCGCGACGTGGCAGGAGCGCCTCGCCCGCGCGCTGGCCGCGCCGGACGCACTCTTCGCGATCGCCGAGGTCAGCGGCCAGGTGGTCGCCTGCGCGAAGGCCGCCCGCTGCGCCCCGGTCGATGACGACGACGCACCAGCGGGCCTGTACCTGACGGGCCTGCTGGTCGACCCGGCCTGGCGACGCCGGGGCCTCGGTGAGCAGCTGACGCGCTGGCGCCTGGAGCGCCTGCGCCGGTCCGGGGAGCCGGTGCTCTTCTTCACCAACGCCCGCAACACCGCCTCGCTGGCGCTGCACACGAGGCTCGGGTTCGTGGAGGTCGGCCGGGCTGCCAGCTACCTCGGCGAGCCCTTCACCGGTGGCGTCGGGGTGCTGATGCGGTGGGGTCCCGCTGGCTCGCCGTGA